One segment of Pyrococcus sp. ST04 DNA contains the following:
- a CDS encoding aminodeoxychorismate/anthranilate synthase component II — translation MILIIDNRDSFVWNLAEYASFFDKVKVVSNRITPQEVKKIDPDGIIVSPGPGHPRDRREVGNSPEIILEAEVPVLGVCLGHQIIAEVFGGKVERVKPRHGKASPIRHDGEGIFRGIKNPLMGGRYHSLAVVEVPKGFKITAVSLDDNIIMGIRHKKMPIEGVQFHPESVLTEWESREGLKMIKNFVEMTR, via the coding sequence ATGATTCTAATAATTGACAACAGAGATTCATTTGTTTGGAATTTAGCAGAGTATGCATCATTCTTCGACAAAGTAAAAGTCGTATCAAACAGAATAACTCCCCAAGAGGTCAAGAAGATTGACCCTGATGGGATAATAGTATCCCCAGGACCAGGACATCCCAGGGATAGAAGAGAAGTAGGGAATTCCCCAGAGATAATTCTAGAAGCAGAGGTTCCAGTTCTTGGAGTTTGCCTTGGACATCAGATAATTGCAGAGGTGTTTGGAGGAAAAGTTGAGAGAGTTAAGCCCAGGCATGGAAAAGCCAGTCCAATAAGACATGATGGAGAGGGGATATTCAGGGGAATAAAGAACCCCCTAATGGGGGGAAGATACCACTCCCTGGCAGTAGTCGAGGTTCCAAAGGGCTTCAAGATAACTGCTGTTTCTCTCGATGACAACATAATAATGGGAATAAGACATAAGAAAATGCCAATAGAGGGAGTTCAATTTCATCCAGAAAGTGTTCTCACGGAATGGGAAAGCAGAGAGGGTCTTAAGATGATTAAAAACTTTGTGGAGATGACAAGATAA
- a CDS encoding phosphoribosylanthranilate isomerase, with the protein MFVKICGVKSLEELKIVEKYADATGVVVNSNSKRRIDLEKAKKIIEHSTIPTFLVSTMIGFSEWATAIERTNAKYIQIHSNALPQTIEALKSEYGVFIMKAFRVPGKSDNPEEDAELLLDKIHEYEIDRVLLDTGAGTGKMHDLRVSAIIAKKIPVVIAGGLNPQNVEEVIRKVKPFGVDVSSGVEGERGKDESLVREFVRRAKNVVW; encoded by the coding sequence ATGTTCGTGAAGATTTGTGGAGTTAAGAGCCTAGAAGAGCTTAAAATTGTTGAAAAATATGCAGATGCTACGGGAGTCGTTGTTAACTCAAACTCCAAAAGGAGGATAGATTTGGAGAAAGCAAAGAAAATTATAGAGCACTCAACAATACCAACTTTTCTCGTCTCAACCATGATTGGATTCTCAGAATGGGCAACGGCAATAGAAAGAACAAATGCCAAATATATCCAGATACACTCGAATGCTCTTCCCCAGACCATAGAGGCTCTAAAAAGCGAGTATGGAGTGTTCATAATGAAAGCCTTTAGAGTTCCAGGGAAAAGCGACAATCCCGAGGAAGACGCGGAGTTACTTCTTGACAAGATCCATGAGTACGAAATTGACAGGGTTCTCTTAGATACCGGAGCAGGTACTGGAAAAATGCATGATCTGAGAGTCTCAGCTATAATAGCCAAAAAAATTCCCGTAGTAATCGCAGGAGGATTAAACCCTCAAAATGTTGAAGAAGTCATTAGAAAAGTAAAGCCATTTGGAGTTGACGTTTCTTCTGGAGTTGAGGGGGAAAGAGGGAAGGACGAATCTCTAGTGAGAGAGTTCGTTAGGAGGGCAAAAAATGTGGTTTGGTAG